In Toxoplasma gondii ME49 chromosome II, whole genome shotgun sequence, the genomic stretch TCTGCGCGCAAGCTTCGCCAAAGATCATCAGGCAATCTCCGCAGCAGCAAACCACGGTTGTTCGAGGTTACTGCGGGTGGCCTACCCCCTCGGAGGCCCTCACTGAAACATGAGAAAGTCCCCGGACTGCATACATCAGCAAGTGAAGaagcttctcctctcgttcgcaCACAGAATAAATGAAGGCTGGACTGTGtgtttagatcttgaaggaTTTTGTGACTGGACATGTTTCACCATATGGAAGTTTTTGGTGTGTGGGGGAGACGCCGAAAGACAGAAGCTTCCATTTCCTTCGCCGGGATTCCGCCTGTTCAGGCAACGCCACGTCAGGCGTCACTGTCGGAGACACTTTCTTTCAGTTTCATACCTGCGtgactttctgtctcctttccttggAGAGAACCGGCTGCTCCAACTGCCGCATGCGTCGTCGCTCGACGCTGGAGAGGCGCGGAAGAACGTGTAGCAAATCATCTGGCGGGGTGAGGGCCCCGTTGCCGACTGCCGTGGCACAGTCTTCGtctgttcgtctccttttgAGAGGCGGCGCATGCCCGTCCCCAGAAGTaccgtctgtctccctttgGGCCCCTTGGGCTCCAGATGCTCCGGGCCCTTCTTCCCCACAGACAGGGCGctggctgtctcctcgctcctcaGGGGACAGCTGCCTCGAAGGAGCGAGGGCGCTCGCGTCTTTgggcgaagaaggccgagaggaaagaacatTTGAGAGTAGCGCTTGGTGGGCAGACGCGGTGTCTGAGAGTCGTCGGCCGTCGCTGAGAACAGACGGGAAACACGAGAGACGCAAGCACTTTCGTGAAACTGCAGATACCCGGAAACTACCACATTCATCCTTACGAGTCtatcgtttttctctctgtcacctTGTCATGTTTCTCTTGTTCGCCGACTGTCGCGCCGAAACGCGAACGCCAGACTGCGATTGTTTCCTTTCCCCGAAGCATTCCCTCTCCTGTCACATTTCCTCGATTTTGCCCCCTAGCTCACTCTtcatttctttctcttcgctttcttcccccTACCTTTCTTTTgacctctttctcgcctattcgtcttcatctctttctccccctcattctctttctttcatatcgttttctctgtcatcgcttctttcgtctctcccgcccCTTCCCTCTCAcggtgtcttctttccctccttctcttctctcctcttcatctctcccCCCTCATCTCTTCccgttcttctgtttctctcgactgTAACGCATCTTCTTGCACTGACTTGTCGACGCACGTTCTGCCGGTTCCGGCGGGGAAAGGATTTCTGGTGGCTGTCGAGAGGCAGTCTCTGAAGCCCGGCGGCGGGCCTTGCTTCTGTCCCGTGGCGGCTTCGAGCTGCGGAGCCAAGTGGGCACGCACTTTCTCCCGCAGCAAATCCTGTCTCGCCACACATGCAGGGAGGGGGCTGGCGACGACCAACCAGCCTTCGCCGCGCGGGTTGTCGTCGAGGTACTGGGGAACTTTAGAGATCTCCAATTCCTGGCTCCAGAAATCCCTTAAGTGATCGTCGTCCGCCTCCTCGCTCGCACTCTGccgcgctgcatgcgcaggcgCCCCGTCGGCCGCGATGGGCTCCAGCGAGCCGGAAGCCGGCCCCGGGGTCTTGGAGCCCGAGGTGACAGGCGTCTCCGCGCGCGGaaagagcgaggcgaggatCTGCAGTCTCGcggcctctgcgtcgtcctcGGACTTGTCGAGTTTCTCAGGCGCGCCGGCGCTGGCTACACTGGAGCCTTGGCGGCCTCCCGCAGGTGTATCTGCCTCTCcatctttctctttcgaTGGGctttgcgtctccttctccttgcAGGCCTCCGCGTCGGGCCCCGGCTTCAACGCGCCGTCCCCACTCAGAACCTCGCGGGGTGTCTCCTGCGAAATGGACCTGCGGCCGGGAGTCGAGGCCCCCGCCCTCCCACTCGCGAGCCTCTTGGCCCCGGAGGCCGACGGGGAATCCGCAGACTGCTGGCTCCGCGCGCGCGGCGAGGGCGCGTTTGCAGACTTTGAAGACTTCAGAACTGCGCATGACGAAAGCCCCGAAGAAGTTGCAGCCGCGAGGGACGAGTACCCcgctgccgccgccgccgcggcAGCGGCCACCACGGCTGCGGCCCGCGAGGCGGCGTCCGTCGGTTGGGCTCCAAGTCCGCGCCCGAAAAGCGGCGATCCGCCGACCGCGAGTGGACTCcctcctgcgcctccaggCGACAGGAGCGGGTCCAAGCCGGCGTTCGAGGGGGAGCTCGGGACCCGCGACGGCCCGAGGCCCGCAGTTGGGGACGGGGCCTTCCCTGACAAATGCGCGAGACGACTCGCGGCCGCTGCCAGCACTGCCGCCGAGGAGTGAGCGCTGCCCACTGAAGTCGACCGCTGGCGGCCCTTCCCAGCTGTGCAGACACCTGGGCGCGGATGCAGGCGGAGACTCGGCGACCCCGGCGGCGACggagtcgaggagagaagcgcgtgaGGGGATGAGCACTCGCTGCGGCTGCACTGCGCCTTCGCAGCTGGTGAAGGCCTCCCCGACGCATGCGTCAGCGTCGGACCCCCCGCCTGGCCTCTTGAAAGACGCGCAGGGCCCTGAGACCCGCGGGGTGTCTGTACGCCGGCCGCCGCGGAGGACCCAAGAGAGCCATACCGCACTGGGCAACTCGCACTCGGTCCAGGGACACCCGGACCTCCCCCCCCAGCGCCTGACCCAGCGCCTCCTCCTGCAGCTGCCCCTGCAGTTGCGGCACAGTTTAAGGCTGTTGGAAGAGTCGTTTGGGCCCCGAGAGATGCGAAATTTGCCAgacgagacgcagcagacacTCTGGAAACAGGTGAGGCGGCAGTCGCTCCAGGCTGACCTCCTGGAGGGAGCACTCTTCGCTTCGCCGCGACGACGGCGGTCGCGGAGGGAGACACCGAGGCGCTGGGGGCCCCTGGGCTGTCTCCCGGAGGCCCCGCTGCGGAAAGAGACCTCGCGGGAATCGAGGCGAAGGGCGAGGTGAATCTCGGAAGTGCAGCGCCACCCGACGCGGAATGGTTAACAACCGCAGAGGTTACCGGGTTCGGTGTTTTGGCGGCATCGGCAGACAGCACGCCTACAGGTCGAGAGCCTGAAGGAGCGGTAGAAGCGACAGCGCTGGAAGAGGAAATGGTGGCGGGAGCGGAGGAACCTGCAGAAACAGGCAGTCGCGCAGGGACCGGGGCTCGGGCTTGAAACTGGTGGCTCGGCGCACAGCCAGCCCCTGCGACGGCGGTTCCCGTGAAGACATTTGAAGCATGCAGTCCAGCGAGCGCGCGGGGGGGCCCAGAAGTCGCCGGCGGCGCAGATGTGGGCGAGCAGTTCAGCGAAAAAGGTCCACGAATCGAGACGGCATGTGATCTACTCGGCGCGGAAGCCGCCGCAAGCGCCGAGCTAGAAACGGGCTGCACAGGGAGAGGCCCGCCGCTCCTCCCTTGCCCGTCAGGTACACGAACACCGCCGAGCAGCGGCTGAGCGGCCTGTGGGCGGCCGAGGGAGCTCGCCGGCGCAGTGCTGCTTATCCGGTTGAGTGttgaaggcagagacagttTCTCTGGCGAAGACAGTGCGTCCAGCGAAGGGGCAGCCGCCATAGGAAAGGGGGAATTAGAGGATATGTGGCTCGCGACAGGAACTTGAATAGGTTCTGGAGCTTCCTGGTTCCCAGATCCAGGGTGGGAACCCCCAGTGGACGCAAAGGTCGATCTGGCAGCATGCAGACGGCCAGTTGGCAGCGTCGCGGAACTGGAAGCCGAGAGCCGGGAACCTACCCCGTCGGCAGGGCTGTTTTCCGCGAGTCCAGTGCGTTCTTGCGCTTCCGGATTCGGCCGTATTTGCAAGCCGTTCTGGACAGGCGCTCCGGGTGACTTCTGCGGACGAAACGGAGGAGCTTTTCCCACGATCTGCGGTGTTCCGGCATTCCTCGCTGGATCCGCGAGGCGGCAGGCGGGCGGCGTCGCTTGCTGGCCGACCTGCGCGTCAGCTGccccgcatgcagcgcttggagacaacagaggcTCGCGGAGAGCGCGTCCATTGTTTTCCCCGCTCTCCGGAGCCCCCGAAGACGAAATCAGCTGGGGAGGAGGAACAAAGGGAACGTCGGAGCGAGACTGCACGCCCGCAAGCGCCACGGAGAGGCCAGACTTCGACATGGAGACGCCGTGAGACAGAGTGCCTCCGCCTAGCGAATTAGACGAGGAATTGCGGAGTGGGGCACCAGGGACAGGAGAAGCGTCAATGCCTTGGAAGCCATGTGCAGAGGGATTGCCGGTCGGCGGTCCCGCGACTTTGGGCGAGACTGCCGAGGGACGCACGGCGTCGGAGAGAACCTGAGGTCGGAGAGGGACCTGGGCGCGAGCTGAAAGGTGGAGCGGCGGATCCGCCATGTCTCGGAACCTAAAATGCTGGAGAAAACATGTACGACCGTCGAGGGTCGACGTCAATGCGGGTCCGCCAGGAGCGGCCGCAGACGGCGGGTACCTACACGGGGATCCGCAGAACGCGGGAAAGGCGGGCGGAAAGCATAAATGCACTTCGTCGCGGGGCAGGTCGGAATAAGgacgggagaaagggaaTCATACGGGAGCGTTGCGGTGGAAAGGTCGCGGCGCGCGTGCGTTTTCCCGAGCCGCTAGTCGCGCGGAAGGCAAGACGACGGGGAAGGGAAGGCAGCAACCGCAGATATCGGCAAAGCAAACAAAAAGTCGAACGATTCAACTTGAGTTCTGTGGAAGTTGGCTGCAAAAAAACTCGGGTTCCCTGTCGAGCACAAGCGCAGCGAAAAGTTTTGCGGAAATGCCCGCCAAGGCATGCGCAGCCGGAGTCCGggacacatgcacatactTCTTTTCGGGGGTGCCGACTTCGAGTTTGCGTCCTCGGAGAGGAAGCCAAGACAAGGAGGCGTAAATTGGATTCCTCACACATTTGCATTTCACAGACACAACACGCAGAATGGTGGTTGCCATGTTTTTCTTCAGGGACCAAGTGACCAGACGCAGTGGAGCAAACTCCAGGTTCGTGCGCAGACACTACCGCGCTAGAGGAGGGCAAGTCTACAACATCTGTGCGTGGAGTCTGCCTTGAAAAACTGGCGCGCGAAAACTCTTTGGAAGGCGCTTCCTCGCGCATGAAAAAGATTCAGGCTGTGTGGCCTTTCTACCACCCGCAAAGTCTAGATGCCAGCCCGCAAACACGCATCACAAGCTACACAGTAAACTTTCACTACAAGCCGGGGGGTTGCTCGTGTTCGTCGGAAGAAAGTTCCCAGAAAACTGGCCGTGGGCATTCGATGCTCAAGTGCGAGAGTTACCTTGCAAAAGTTGTCCAGATCTGTTCAAATGTAGAGTACGACGAAGTGACGCCCACAGGGGAAATATTGAAACTGCAGATGGGAAATAAGAGACACTCACCATCGCTTCGAGTTACAAGCAGGAGCAGAGCTTTTCGGATTACCGATAATCGCGAGAAATCCGTCCTTCCGTTTCTCTAGTCCGTAGTTGCCTCTTCGAAAGGCGACTTCCACCTGGAGCGAAGAAGTCTCTGGGCATACAAATTTACAGAGGATTCTTGAGGGCTCCGGGAAGTCCATGAATTCGCAGTATACAAACGTACCTGCCATTGCGAGCGTCTTTTCCCCGGGTGCCGTTGCTTCGACCCTGGAGGCGCCATACTGTGAATTTCAGAGGCAAGTTCTGTTGTTCTGGCAACTTAAAAATGCCAGGCAGATTTCCTGTCACTGGGTGACACCTACGCGATTGGTATCCTGCCTTTACAGGAGGTGCTCTTGTTCGTATCGCCCACGCTGTTTGCTTGAGCCCAAAAAAGTGGTTTTCCACGAGTTGCAAGCATCCGTCACTGATTCGTTAACTGAATTCTCAGGTGGCACAGCCGTTCATTTCATATAGAAAGGGCCCAGAGACTCGCACACCCACAACGGGGTGCTATTCGTCGGATTTCGCGTCgatcgtttttttttctcgaggaaGGTCAAACAGATCACCAGTTTCACGGTATCTGCCGATGTTTTTTACAAGGGATCCGAAGCATCCCACGTCTATCATGGTAGCAGCTTTTACTTTCGTGCTTGTGATTCGTAACGAATCACCCACGCAGCAATCAATGGTCACCGGATCCTCCCACCGTCGGCATAGTTACTTTGCGTCATATCTGGCGGAGAAACCGCGGATTCCTTTTTCCATCTCGTTGACCTTGCAGAACTAGCATGAACGAAACTGCTCTCCAGGCTTCAGTGGGCTGCAGAGACTTCGAGATCCTTGTCTAGAAGGAACGCCACCGTGAGACTTTAGAATGATACAGGTGGCGGCTGCTGCACGAACTACACCGTGCTTGTCACAGTACAGAACATGGTACTCATGCGTCCGCAGCAGGAACGTTGAGACTTCCACAACAGCGCAGGGCGTCTGAATGCCAGCGGGTTCGTGTAGCGTGACTGCCACTTGCTACTTTTTTCCCGTGACAAGGTAGAAATGCAGGTTTTCGTTTGCGCGCCATTTCGGGTAGTGCCTATAATGGCAACTCTCCTACTAACGGAACGTTGCGCCGTAGAAAGTTCTTGGCTGTTCCATCGGCTCCGGggcatgtgtatgtatgtagaaAAGATGTTACCCAATGCAAGTTGCCCGATCTTTTTTATTGAAACGAGATTTCTCCTGTGAAGTTGCTAGACGGGTTATGGCCCCAACATTAAGTAGATCTGTCTCGTTCACACCGCTGCTTTCACCAGTAAAAAGGGAAAGTCTTCATTTCAGGAAAGAACGAACACGAAAATACGGAGAAGGTAACAACCACTGAGTTCACCACGTGTTCGATTCGAGGCCTTCAGAGCATCTGCACCATAGAAAATAGAATTATCTTATATTTCGGGCTACAGAAAACAAGAATCACCCCAACCTTCGAGTGAATTTGGTCTGTCCGCTGGTACTCCTCTGTGTCAGAGTTGCCTGACGCCAGCCAAGAAACGACAATAACCTACTATTTTGTCTGCATTCGTCCTTTCGGGTTGCCAAGAACCTTTTAGACAGACGAGGCTTCTTTCGTGCAGACACATTTCTTCTAATGTGTCGAAAATGCGTGCAGGGCCTATGCATACAGCCACACATCGACCACGGAAAAAAGTTGTCTGCAAAGCCCCGATGCGGATTCACGGTCCTTGTGGCGGCTTGCATATTTCGATAAAAACAGTGTTCGCCTCAGTTTTGAGTATATATTCAGGTGTACACACCGTAGGTAGTTTGTGAAATAGCCTGAGCAATTTCGTGGACCCCCAGTGCCGGGGTTCACCGACCCGCAACACGTTCCCGTGGAGTGCCCGGACGCTTTTGGCTGAAGATGCATATCGAGCATGGCGGCCGTTGCTGCCTTCACTCGAGGTTCCGTTGTGTGTTTTCGTGAGTTTTGTGCGTTGTGATTGCCCGCCAGCGAGCATGGGGAGTCCAGTGGGTATCGGCCGTTCATCCCGCCAGTGCCTCTTCCGGCGAGCAACTTCTGACCCGGAAACGCCGCGAGCGCTGCCAATCGCACTGGGCACGACGGAACGAAATGGCGTCCCAAAGAATAGGCGCTGCGCAGCTGATGGTGTCCAATAGTTTAGAGGAGGAGGGGCGCTGCGGATCTCGAGGAGGGAAGACGCAAACCTTACGGCTTTTTTCCGGAAAGACCGCATGTATGACGCCAAATCTTTCCGCGGAGCTGGGTTTTCCCTCTCAGGAAAGGCAACGCGTCCCGGGAAAGCTGGCGATTTGTaagacagacgcagcagagcgaTGATTACGACTCCTCGTGCGTCTGGTGGCATGTGGGCCTGCAGGAATTCCCCGTTGTCCGGCTGTTTTCTGAGAGCTACCAGAACAAGCTCTCGTCAGATTCCGTCCACCGCCTCTGCCGGTTTCTCTTGGCATCCTGCGCCGACACACTTGCGTGAAAGCCGAATCCGCTTTGAGTTCGCAGCGCACATTGCTTCTTCTGGCTCGTTTCCCCGGATTTTGTGGTGTGCCGATTTTTGACGTGGAGGTGAACCGGTGCCTGGATTCTTCGTTAGGACCAGCGTCCCAGTGAAAGCCCCACGACTGTCGGGCAATCCTGCAAACAGTTCCCGTTTCTCTAAAGGCTTGCCCCACCCGCGCTCCTCATGCGGTGATCTCTGTGTTCCGTGCTTCTTGAATCAGATTCAGTTCCCGTGAAGTTCCCTTCTAGAGATGCAGCCCACGTGCACTGCCTCGAACGGTGAATTCGCCTGCTAATAACGCGCCAAAGGCAAACGGAGCATCTGCAAAGCCCTGGCTGCGTTTCCAGAGACTCCCGAACCGGTAAAACCCCCCCGTTTCTTTGTTCAGCATCTCACAGACGTGAACCGTCCaaacgtcttcttctgttggATCTGTTATTACACACTGTGGCGGTATGCTATTCTCCCGTGATTGACATGCTCCCAGATTCATGTCGGGCGTACGGCTCGGCCACCTCGTGGAGGTGTCGATGCCGCGCCCTTCTGCTGGGTCTTGCCGCCTCCTggatttcctttttctcatCTGAAAATGGAGCCCTCTTAGCGGCCAACGCCAAAGTAAGCCACGGCTGGGGTTCTTCTCAGGCTCCGTTGTTCAGACACCACGGGCGGTCCAATGGGatggtggtgtacagcagtCGTTAAGACGTTGGTTGTCTGTACCTCGTAATTGAAGTCATACATTCAGAACTCTAGAGGTTTCTTTCACCGGGACTGTTGAGCCGCTGAAAGAGAATTCGATCCGGGTAATGATTGAAGGGATGGAAAAGGACTGCTAAGTCGTCGGGCCTTCTTGGTCCTAGTATTCAGAGGTAGTCGTCTCGGCGAAAAAGTTTGACAATCCGACGCGTGAAGACTCCAACTAAGTTCCTCGCACTATGGGTCGGCATTTTCGAAGAACTAGGTTTTCGTTCTTCGAGGTAGGCACACCTCCAGAGTACCTGCCAGTGGTGCA encodes the following:
- a CDS encoding hypothetical protein (encoded by transcript TGME49_297690) — protein: MADPPLHLSARAQVPLRPQVLSDAVRPSAVSPKVAGPPTGNPSAHGFQGIDASPVPGAPLRNSSSNSLGGGTLSHGVSMSKSGLSVALAGVQSRSDVPFVPPPQLISSSGAPESGENNGRALREPLLSPSAACGAADAQVGQQATPPACRLADPARNAGTPQIVGKAPPFRPQKSPGAPVQNGLQIRPNPEAQERTGLAENSPADGVGSRLSASSSATLPTGRLHAARSTFASTGGSHPGSGNQEAPEPIQVPVASHISSNSPFPMAAAPSLDALSSPEKLSLPSTLNRISSTAPASSLGRPQAAQPLLGGVRVPDGQGRSGGPLPVQPVSSSALAAASAPSRSHAVSIRGPFSLNCSPTSAPPATSGPPRALAGLHASNVFTGTAVAGAGCAPSHQFQARAPVPARLPVSAGSSAPATISSSSAVASTAPSGSRPVGVLSADAAKTPNPVTSAVVNHSASGGAALPRFTSPFASIPARSLSAAGPPGDSPGAPSASVSPSATAVVAAKRRVLPPGGQPGATAASPVSRVSAASRLANFASLGAQTTLPTALNCAATAGAAAGGGAGSGAGGGGPGVPGPSASCPVRYGSLGSSAAAGVQTPRGSQGPARLSRGQAGGPTLTHASGRPSPAAKAQCSRSECSSPHALLSSTPSPPGSPSLRLHPRPGVCTAGKGRQRSTSVGSAHSSAAVLAAAASRLAHLSGKAPSPTAGLGPSRVPSSPSNAGLDPLLSPGGAGGSPLAVGGSPLFGRGLGAQPTDAASRAAAVVAAAAAAAAAGYSSLAAATSSGLSSCAVLKSSKSANAPSPRARSQQSADSPSASGAKRLASGRAGASTPGRRSISQETPREVLSGDGALKPGPDAEACKEKETQSPSKEKDGEADTPAGGRQGSSVASAGAPEKLDKSEDDAEAARLQILASLFPRAETPVTSGSKTPGPASGSLEPIAADGAPAHAARQSASEEADDDHLRDFWSQELEISKVPQYLDDNPRGEGWLVVASPLPACVARQDLLREKVRAHLAPQLEAATGQKQGPPPGFRDCLSTATRNPFPAGTGRTCVDNDGRRLSDTASAHQALLSNVLSSRPSSPKDASALAPSRQLSPEERGDSQRPVCGEEGPGASGAQGAQRETDGTSGDGHAPPLKRRRTDEDCATAVGNGALTPPDDLLHVLPRLSSVERRRMRQLEQPVLSKERRQKVTQHLCASARNLLQCVQEMQLLGALPRAIAAAPEAPPNGLTDCRSAALDELRKAMLDLPPSALWSGLHAPGPFSSSRRQASSLSPAERLGTDGGDEAATAEEEDSERPDIFFHLAKDSDQESPAPPGGVGSGLWASPGGAGSETFSGRGSASAVSGVAPAPHRETSFSPSPIDAEAFWFGDEDSLVWSESEEEGDAVEAFPFGPGDPYSVLYSGSHEVSASRHPLADLAGALAASEVAARPAQGASDDAYGPKLGASFPSFSAPRTLREAFQEARATLPWRVPPHLNEEEAAAWLREALREQKKRETEFRNLRLFQLERKAVGAQLSLCSPRHLPAGQEVFAIERPGDGLRFLPLTAEEEDELHLLREQRRRDWENVEKAKQQLRAVMCEKDVKAQRHIQARLQRLSERLVNRERRRAEDFRRLRELREQELKWCEERKIQAAQEEREREALKVEDATAAERERADRVSREREGEREKTGEGALHVHFRGEDRRPSRLGAAKSTAVSESEELPRSSSELPSDAPNSRPFPVSSTSLLQRQSAEVPTGGTQAAPSGLSAPQGLAGAADGASIPAPAETSNLLEKSSTETAVSSFSLSREISTPEANGKALEVTPCLKLARSAPVLGQPATPQGGASEAGDRRSYFLASSKTEANGGRASPSEGENGDDKAPRDSGGPACNFSEARDNPGDPNVLSQPSKLNVNPILIADRQTANSIRSGRGGEVPAGGTEESVVKATRGGETTQEGKENQELKMVEVSAGASPAPLSVGGNQADLRPRGEGGKDECELSVSPNEGPRGGTGRDQDATSTLHAESQGQGCGVPLAHALQRAPESSMFQPFEQLQPSQLQQLLQFQQTQRLEVPAPGAQGTHSLEAAPARLREDPLPPQLRSVQHQHSLVQLPAHGVQQPHLQALLQKQQLLRQQILQNALAQQQRQNRPR
- a CDS encoding hypothetical protein (encoded by transcript TGME49_297700), whose amino-acid sequence is MYDRRGSTSMRVRQERPQTAGTYTGIRRTRERRAESINALRRGAGRNKDGRKGIIRERCGGKVAARVRFPEPLVARKARRRGREGSNRRYRQSKQKVERFNLSSVEVGCKKTRVPCRAQAQRKVLRKCPPRHAQPESGTHAHTSFRGCRLRVCVLGEEAKTRRRKLDSSHICISQTQHAEWWLPCFSSGTK